The stretch of DNA GGGATGTATAAAAGCACAGATGGGGGTAAAACCTGGCAGCACCTTGGCTTGGGGGAAAGCCATCACATTGGCCGCATTGTTTTGCATCCTAAAGATCCGAATACGGCATGGGTTGCCGTACTGGGGCATTTGTATTCTCCCAATAAAGAAAGAGGGATTTACAAAACGACCGATGGGGGTAAAACCTGGAAACAAACCTTGTTTGTGAATGAAAAATCAGGGGCTATTGACCTCATCCTCGATCCCAAAAACCCTAAAGTCTTATATGCTGCCAGTTGGCAAAGGGAACGTTCCGCCTGGGATTTTGTGGAAGCTGGTGAAGGATCTGGCATTTATAAAAGTACAGACGGAGGAAATAAATGGGAGTTGCTTTCCACGCCTTCTAGTGGCCTTCCCGTCGGTGAAGGCATGGGCAGGATTGGGCTTACCATGACTTACGACAATGGAAAAGCAGTATTGTACACCTCCATTGATAATTATAACCGACGTCCGAAAGAGGAGCCCAAAGACGATGAATTGACCAAAGATATGCTGCGAGAAATGAGTAAAGAAGACTTTGTTAAATTGGAGTCCTACAAGCTCAAAGATTACCTGCAGCAAAATAGGTTTCCGCGAAAATACAGTGCGGAGGCGGTCCTGAAAATGGTCAAAGAAGATAAAATTACACCTAAAACTTTGGTGGAATATACAGAAGATGCCAATTCCTTATTATTTGACTCGCCCGTTATTGGATTGGAAATTTACCGCTCAGACAATGGCGGAAAAAATTGGGTAAAAACCCATGAGGGATACCAGGATTTCATTTATAGCTCTTATGGTTATTATTTTGGTACAATTCGGGTTGCGCCGGGGGATGCTAATAAGGTTTATATGCTTGGTGTGCCCATTATTCGCTCTGACAATGGGGGAAAAACCTTCAAATCAATAGACGGTGACAATGTCCATTCGGATCACCATTCTCTATGGGTTAATCCGAATAGGAAAGGCCATTTGATCAATGGAAATGATGGTGGCATCAATATCTCTTATGATGATGGCGAAAATTGGATCAAATGCAACGCACCCGCCGTTGGACAGTTCTACTATGTAGCTGTGGACATGGCCCAACCTTATAATGTTTATGGCGGCTTGCAAGACAATGGGGTCTGGATGGGTCCAAGCACCTACGAAGCTAGTACTCGTTGGCATGGCTCAGGTCAATACCCTTACAAGTCGATCATGGGTGGCGATGGCATGCAGGTGGCGATTGATACCCGAGATAATGCTACCGTTTACACAGGGCTTCAGTTTGGCGTTTACTTCCGCCTCAACACCCAAACGGGTAGCCGAAAAGCCATCACACCGGTCCCTGAACTCGGAGATCGCCCTTACCGTTGGAATTGGCAAACACCGATTCATCTTTCTGTGCATAACCAGGACATTTTTTATATGGGTTCTGAAAGGGTTCATCGTTCGCTGAACCAAGGCGATGATTTTGAAGCCATTTCTGGAGACTTGACGACGGGAGGCCGCAAAGGAGATGTCGCTTTCTCTACCCTGACAACTATCCATGAATCGCCCTTATCCTTTGGTCTATTGTATGTAGGGTCTGATGATGGGCTCGTTCATGTGACTAAAAATGGGGGTGCCGATTGGATAAACATTAGTGAAGGTTTGCCAAAGGACATGTGGGTTAGTCGGATCCAGGCCTCTGCCCATGAAAAAGGCCGTGTATATGTGGTACTCAATGGTTACCGCTGGGATGATTTCAGAGCAATGGCATATGTATCAGAAGATTATGGCAAAACTTGGCAAGCCATTGGCAAAGACCTGCCCTTGGAACCGCTCAATGTGATTAAAGAAGATCCTGATAATGCAGACATTCTTTATGTTGGTAGCGACCATGGTCTGTACGTATCGCTTGATCGCGGCCAATCTTTTATGCTGATGAACAATGGTTTGCCCGCTGTTGCCATTCATGATTTGGTTATTCATCCAAGGGAAAAAGATATGATTGTGGGGACGCATGGCCGTTCTATGTACATCGGTAGTGTGAAGGAGTTGCAGCAGCTGAAACCGGAGCTTCTGGCTAAAGCCATTCATGCCTTTGGCACTGAAAAAATCCGGCAATCTGGTTTTTGGGGAAGAAGCTCTATTTTCAGGTCTTCAGAACCTAGTGTAAGTATTCCTATTTATGCGAATAGCGCCGGAAAGGCCAGTATCAGTATTCAAACCAAGGAGGGGATAACTTTGCAATCCTTTGAGGCGGATCTAGTGAAAGGACTGAACTACCCAAGCTATGACTTGACCATACAGGAAGGAATCATTAGTGATTATTTAAAGCCCATCAATGAGAAAATAAAAAAAGGCGAAAAACCGGTCAAAATTGAAGCGGCGGAGAATAAGAAGTTTTATATTTATAAAGGAGAATATACGGTAAAAATCAGCAAAGGGGGAGATTCCGCTGAAACCAAATTGGTAATTGAATAATGGGAGAAAGCGTCATTGGCGTGGTATTGACTTTAATTCTCGGGGCCACAAGCTACAAAGGCTTTCGGGATAGACGATATTTTGAAGACCATGTCTTTGACGTAGATAAGATATTGATTCACAAGGATTACCAGCGCTTGATTGCTTCTGGATTCCTACATGGAGGCTGGTTCCACTTGGGCTTCAACCTGATTGCACTGCTTTCCTTTAGTGCCAGTGTAGAGTACCGATTGGGACCAGGCTTCTTTTTGCTCATTTATTTTGTCAGTCTGATAGGTGGAAATTTGCTTGCCCTATACATTCATCGCAATCATGGAGATTACAGGGCGGTCGGGGCGTCGGGAGCCATCAGTGGTGTCATTTTCTCCTCCATCCTTTTATTCCCAGGTGGCTCGATTGGTTTTGTGATTTTGCCTTTTGAAATCAAGAATTGGATTTTTGGTATCGCCTTTGTTCTCATTTCCATTTTAGGTATCAAAAGACAGGCGGATAATATTGGGCACGAAGCACACCTAGGAGGGGCCATTATTGGCGTTTTAGCTACGCTTCTGATCAGGCCCTCCCTATTAATGGAGCAACCTTGGCTCATCGCTGGTATCCTGGTGCCGGTGGTGGCCTTTCTTTATCTGGTCGTTAAAAACCCTGCCATTTTGATGATCGATCACTATTGGGGGGAAACGATCCAATCTGCCAGACATATCAAAATGCGGCCTCGAAAAACAGACCATTCTCCAGTGAATAAAGAGGAAGAATTAAATACCTTGTTGGATAAAATTCGCAAACAAGGGATGGGAAGTTTGACTACGGCAGAGAAAAAACGGCTGGAGGAGTTGTCGAAATAGGGAGACATTGGTTCACGAGCTGGAGCTCGATAACCAGCGGGATATTGGATTCGTAGTTGCAAACTACGAATAGCTGTTGGACCAGCGACACAGGAGGCATTGAAATTGTCATTGCCATTTTGATTGAAATTATCTTCGTTTGTCTTTAAAACTGAAAATAGATAAAGGGGACCACATCCGAACTCGCGGTTTGGGTGACCAACCAGATAACCAAGGCTAAGGCCACGCCTTTTAGTGGCCAGGGCAGCTTAATAAACCATTCCTCTCCTACTTTTCTTACACCAAGCGGTAAAAAATGCAATCCAATACCCAGGGCGATAAGTCCAAAGACCTGGGGGTAACTTTGGACGACCTCCCAGGCTAATTCAGGATGAAAGGCGGTCAGGATTTGCGTTAATACCCCGGCGGTCGTTTCCCAAGGCCCCAGGGGATTACCCAGCGCACCAGCACGAAAAAAGACCCAGCAAAGGGTCACGAAGTGAAAGACAAGAAAAAGCGACACCGTTTGTCGTCCCTGACGGGTATTTTTAAAACCAATAGTGTTCATTATTAAGTCTAAAGCATACGCACAGAGTAACATTAAGCACCAAGCCATGGCTACCCAGGCGTTTGCAGCGCTGAGGTCTTGGTAGCTTAGGGTTTCGAGGTTACCCGTTTGCCAGGCGGCGAACAAGGCGAGTTGCCCCAATAGCTGAACACTAGCCGTAATCATACCCGCTCTTATCGCGCTATCACGCCAAAATTTCCCTGCCGTTTCCAAGCCCCGATCGAGGGCAAGGGCCATCCCGTGCAAGCCGCCCCAGATGACAAAGACCCAACTTGCGCCATGCCACAAGCCGCCCAACAACATAGTTAGCATTAAATTGAGATAAGTCCTAAGTTTTCCTTTGCGGCTTCCGCCTAAAGAAATATAGAGGTAATCCCGTAGCCAGGTAGACAAAGAAATGTGCCAGCGACGCCAAAAGTCTTTAATGGTATCAGCTTGATAGGGCAAGCGAAAATTTTCTGGCAAGCGGAGTCCCATGATCAAGGCTAAGCCGATCGCCATGTCGGAATAGCCAGAAAAGTCGCAATAAATCTGAATGGCATAACCATAGGCTGCCATCAAGTTTTCAAAACCGCTATACAAAGCCGGGTTTTCAAATACGCGATCGACAAAATTAATACTGATATAGTCTGAGATCACTGCCTTTTTAAACAAGCCACCACAAATCAACAATAATGCTCGTCCCAGGTCGCGCTCGCTCAACTGAAGCGGCTGGCGGATTTGTGGGATGAAGTCGGCTGCCCTCACAATTGGCCCGGCGACTAATTGAGGAAAAAAGGAAACGAAAAAAGAGAAGTCAAGTAATTGGGTAAAGAACGATTTGATATCTTTTATGCCTTCCGTTAAAGGGATCAGTTTCCCTCTATAGACATCGATGCTATAACTCATCGTCTGGAAGGTGAAAAAGGAAATTCCAACGGGCAGAAAAATAGATTGAAAAGCCCAATTGGTCCCTGCTACACTGTTAATTGTACCGATGAAGAAATTGGTGTATTTAAAATAAAACAGCAAGCCCAAATTAGCGAAGAGGCTTAAAATGAGCCATGCTTTTCGCTTCAAGGGAGTATCTGCCTTAAAAATAAAATGTCCAAGAAAAAAGTCGATGAGCGTAGATAAAATCAAAAGCAGGAAATAGATCCCACTGGATTTATAATAAAAGAAAAGGGAAAAGGCCAGTGTATAAATGAGCCGCCAGTTCGCTTGTCGTTTTAAGCATAAATAGCCACCATAAAAGACCATGAACCATACTAAAAAGACCATGCTGTTGAACAACATTGGTTTTCCTGGGTCATAGGCAAAATACGGTGATATGTCTGTCCAGTTAATAGCTAACCACATAGGGTTTATCGGTGTAATTCAAAAGTGTTCATTAATGCTTGGTACAACAATTCACCTTGCAATTCATATCCCTTTCGGGTAAAATGTATTAAATCGCGCCCTGAGAGTCCCTCAGCCTGCCATTTTCGCACCCCTCCAGAGACCAGCATGATGGCTTGTAAATCCCACACCGCTGCGCCATATTTTTGGGCAGCCTCGATGAGTACCTCTCGGGCAATGGGGTTAGTCGTTTTGCCATAAACGCCTCTTTTGAGGGCATCAGGATTGGTGGTAATCAGAATAGCTGCGTCGGGGCATTTCTCGCGAACGGTTGCCAAAAAAGCGGCTACCTCTGCCTGGAACTCCTCCCGCTTGAACCCTGAAGAAAGTGCTTCATTGGTCCCCAGAGAAACGACTAACAAGTCGGGGGTCAATCCAGGCAGTTGGGAAGAAAAATATTCGGAGCGATTGTAGTGATAAAAGGAAGCGCCATTGACGCCGATGCTGTGGTAGATCAGCCCTGGCTGTCTGGCCTTTTCCACACTCATGCCATAAATGAGTGCTTTCCGTTGCCTGTCATTCCGTTTCAGTCCTTTAATCACGAGTTCGTCAAATGGTTGGTCGGCATAAAAAGTAAGGTGCCCTGGTTCATTGCCCGCTGGTGGCTGCTCAATATGCACCAACTCCTTGAAGGCCTTGTTGGCAAAGGATGCCGTAGCCCCCCCGTTACCGACGACCAGGCGCTGGCCCACTCGAATCAGGCTGCCACTTAAACGATTCCAACTTTGCAGGTTACGGACACTACATCTGTATTTTTGGGCAATACCTGATAGGGTTTCCCCTGATTTTACAACATGATAACTTGGTGTATATTTTACCGCTTGTGCCTTTACAACGCCCTCCTGGAAGTACCCTAATTTATAATCCACAAAATCAGGGCCTTGCTGGTAAAAGAAATTGATCTTATCAAAGGCGTAGTCAAAGAGGCTATCCTTTTTAAGGCCAATGGCCAGCGTGAAGTCCGTTTTTCTGGTTTGGATACTCATGCCCGCCAAGCCGATGGGAAGGCCACTCCGATCATAGATATTCCTTCGAAAATCCCAGACCCCATCGCTCCCCGAGGTTAGATCACGGGGACTATTGGTATCTGCCTGGCGATAGGGGAAGATAAAGCCCCTACCCGCTGCCCCAAACCGCTCCTGCAATAAATGCCTTAATTCCCCAGTGAAATAATCAGCTTGAATATGAGAATCGCCTATGTGTGCAACCGTAATTCTGTCCAGGTTTTTTGATTCTAGCGTTTTAAGTTTTTCTAGAAAGGGCGATAGTTCCTCCGGAAAAAGGATTTGGTTAACAGATTGATCGATGAAAGCGGGAAGGCTGTCTTGGGAAGTTGGAAGTTGGAAGTCGGAAGTTGGAAGTTGGAGGTTGAAGGTCAGAAGTTGGAGGTCGGAAGTCGAAAGTTGGAGGTTGGGGGTTGAAGGTCGAAAGTTGA from Saprospiraceae bacterium encodes:
- a CDS encoding glycosyl hydrolase, whose translation is MLKSIALTIGLLPVLLFAQSNFQQPPATAAADRIESFNQRKQLEQQSIVNGVAFRSVGPTVFSGRVVDIDVSPTDPSHFYVAYASGGLMKTENNGITFTPIFDKEAVLTTGAVAVDWKNNVIWLGTGEVNSSRSSYAGAGMYKSTDGGKTWQHLGLGESHHIGRIVLHPKDPNTAWVAVLGHLYSPNKERGIYKTTDGGKTWKQTLFVNEKSGAIDLILDPKNPKVLYAASWQRERSAWDFVEAGEGSGIYKSTDGGNKWELLSTPSSGLPVGEGMGRIGLTMTYDNGKAVLYTSIDNYNRRPKEEPKDDELTKDMLREMSKEDFVKLESYKLKDYLQQNRFPRKYSAEAVLKMVKEDKITPKTLVEYTEDANSLLFDSPVIGLEIYRSDNGGKNWVKTHEGYQDFIYSSYGYYFGTIRVAPGDANKVYMLGVPIIRSDNGGKTFKSIDGDNVHSDHHSLWVNPNRKGHLINGNDGGINISYDDGENWIKCNAPAVGQFYYVAVDMAQPYNVYGGLQDNGVWMGPSTYEASTRWHGSGQYPYKSIMGGDGMQVAIDTRDNATVYTGLQFGVYFRLNTQTGSRKAITPVPELGDRPYRWNWQTPIHLSVHNQDIFYMGSERVHRSLNQGDDFEAISGDLTTGGRKGDVAFSTLTTIHESPLSFGLLYVGSDDGLVHVTKNGGADWINISEGLPKDMWVSRIQASAHEKGRVYVVLNGYRWDDFRAMAYVSEDYGKTWQAIGKDLPLEPLNVIKEDPDNADILYVGSDHGLYVSLDRGQSFMLMNNGLPAVAIHDLVIHPREKDMIVGTHGRSMYIGSVKELQQLKPELLAKAIHAFGTEKIRQSGFWGRSSIFRSSEPSVSIPIYANSAGKASISIQTKEGITLQSFEADLVKGLNYPSYDLTIQEGIISDYLKPINEKIKKGEKPVKIEAAENKKFYIYKGEYTVKISKGGDSAETKLVIE
- a CDS encoding rhomboid family intramembrane serine protease; translated protein: MGESVIGVVLTLILGATSYKGFRDRRYFEDHVFDVDKILIHKDYQRLIASGFLHGGWFHLGFNLIALLSFSASVEYRLGPGFFLLIYFVSLIGGNLLALYIHRNHGDYRAVGASGAISGVIFSSILLFPGGSIGFVILPFEIKNWIFGIAFVLISILGIKRQADNIGHEAHLGGAIIGVLATLLIRPSLLMEQPWLIAGILVPVVAFLYLVVKNPAILMIDHYWGETIQSARHIKMRPRKTDHSPVNKEEELNTLLDKIRKQGMGSLTTAEKKRLEELSK
- a CDS encoding MBOAT family O-acyltransferase — encoded protein: MWLAINWTDISPYFAYDPGKPMLFNSMVFLVWFMVFYGGYLCLKRQANWRLIYTLAFSLFFYYKSSGIYFLLLILSTLIDFFLGHFIFKADTPLKRKAWLILSLFANLGLLFYFKYTNFFIGTINSVAGTNWAFQSIFLPVGISFFTFQTMSYSIDVYRGKLIPLTEGIKDIKSFFTQLLDFSFFVSFFPQLVAGPIVRAADFIPQIRQPLQLSERDLGRALLLICGGLFKKAVISDYISINFVDRVFENPALYSGFENLMAAYGYAIQIYCDFSGYSDMAIGLALIMGLRLPENFRLPYQADTIKDFWRRWHISLSTWLRDYLYISLGGSRKGKLRTYLNLMLTMLLGGLWHGASWVFVIWGGLHGMALALDRGLETAGKFWRDSAIRAGMITASVQLLGQLALFAAWQTGNLETLSYQDLSAANAWVAMAWCLMLLCAYALDLIMNTIGFKNTRQGRQTVSLFLVFHFVTLCWVFFRAGALGNPLGPWETTAGVLTQILTAFHPELAWEVVQSYPQVFGLIALGIGLHFLPLGVRKVGEEWFIKLPWPLKGVALALVIWLVTQTASSDVVPFIYFQF
- a CDS encoding GDSL-type esterase/lipase family protein, with protein sequence MNSSKLTINKDGTPDLPLLSKGLAIEIYPQKGTPFFRFPLFRFRLRLALLSRLRAKMIWMLFLIGFVTLGSPRSDESDRYGLVGAGFTSTSDFRLPTSDLQLPASNFQLPTSDFRLPTFNFRPSTPNLQLSTSDLQLLTFNLQLPTSDFQLPTSQDSLPAFIDQSVNQILFPEELSPFLEKLKTLESKNLDRITVAHIGDSHIQADYFTGELRHLLQERFGAAGRGFIFPYRQADTNSPRDLTSGSDGVWDFRRNIYDRSGLPIGLAGMSIQTRKTDFTLAIGLKKDSLFDYAFDKINFFYQQGPDFVDYKLGYFQEGVVKAQAVKYTPSYHVVKSGETLSGIAQKYRCSVRNLQSWNRLSGSLIRVGQRLVVGNGGATASFANKAFKELVHIEQPPAGNEPGHLTFYADQPFDELVIKGLKRNDRQRKALIYGMSVEKARQPGLIYHSIGVNGASFYHYNRSEYFSSQLPGLTPDLLVVSLGTNEALSSGFKREEFQAEVAAFLATVREKCPDAAILITTNPDALKRGVYGKTTNPIAREVLIEAAQKYGAAVWDLQAIMLVSGGVRKWQAEGLSGRDLIHFTRKGYELQGELLYQALMNTFELHR